The following proteins are co-located in the Haloarcula rubripromontorii genome:
- a CDS encoding CBS domain-containing protein — MNVADAMTPRSEVVTVTIPGTRDDALEYLQEQAFSSVPVIKETDEGEEFRGIISRDALIESPDEDQLALLVEEVPAISEDTSIEAAARMMVEDGERRLPIVDGQLKGIITVTDVIRSIANGDVDGDQIVGDLANRDINCVYEGTPLTVAERELSHANVPYGVVLDDDGDMSGMLTEVDIIAVARVVEGEDDTGDSIANQDDDWAWEGIKAVGGRYMPTRNVELPVEPVSEFMTADVVTVNKRRTAEEAAQLMIEHDIEQIPLLSGDELTGIVRDIDLLRGL, encoded by the coding sequence ATGAACGTCGCAGACGCTATGACGCCACGCTCGGAGGTCGTCACGGTCACGATACCCGGGACCCGTGATGACGCACTGGAGTACCTCCAGGAGCAGGCCTTCTCGTCGGTCCCAGTTATCAAGGAAACCGACGAGGGCGAAGAGTTCAGAGGGATTATTTCGCGCGATGCACTCATCGAGAGCCCCGACGAGGACCAGCTCGCCCTGCTCGTCGAGGAAGTCCCGGCGATCAGCGAGGACACATCTATCGAGGCCGCTGCACGGATGATGGTCGAAGACGGCGAACGTCGCCTGCCTATCGTCGACGGCCAGCTCAAAGGCATCATCACAGTGACCGACGTGATTCGGTCTATCGCCAACGGCGACGTCGACGGCGACCAGATCGTCGGCGACCTCGCCAACCGAGACATCAACTGCGTGTACGAGGGGACGCCCCTGACCGTCGCCGAGCGGGAACTCTCCCACGCGAACGTCCCCTACGGCGTCGTTCTCGACGACGACGGCGATATGTCGGGGATGCTCACTGAGGTCGACATCATCGCGGTCGCCCGCGTCGTCGAGGGCGAAGACGACACCGGCGACTCCATCGCCAACCAGGACGACGACTGGGCCTGGGAAGGCATCAAAGCCGTCGGCGGCCGGTACATGCCCACTCGCAACGTCGAGCTCCCCGTCGAACCCGTCAGCGAATTCATGACCGCCGATGTCGTGACGGTGAACAAGCGCCGCACCGCCGAGGAGGCGGCACAGCTGATGATCGAACACGACATCGAACAGATCCCGCTGCTGTCCGGTGACGAACTCACCGGCATCGTCCGGGATATCGACCTGCTGCGAGGCCTATGA
- a CDS encoding Sjogren's syndrome/scleroderma autoantigen 1 family protein gives MTDFDKEAEREKLREKFEKEEENRAATEQMSELLLKGATMTNAHCSDCGDPIFRYDGQEFCPTCQKPVARDAQENGAEASDADGQEDQADDGDQIEVADPSDEARVQFGDADADTAENAADATEEHAQQETAHTQPDTASQSPAEPTASTPNSAAPPEAGGDQSTQPSDHSKTAPQTARTDASSEPSGRTANDQPRGTATQNPPVSARQTRTTDSHTGDIEANLDAASALLAETVHRFAERAAATENPREAREHLQAAREAAEALDATRF, from the coding sequence ATGACTGACTTCGACAAGGAAGCCGAGCGAGAGAAACTCCGCGAGAAGTTCGAGAAGGAGGAAGAAAACCGTGCGGCGACCGAGCAGATGAGCGAACTCCTGTTGAAGGGCGCAACGATGACCAACGCCCACTGCAGCGACTGCGGCGACCCTATCTTCCGCTACGACGGCCAGGAGTTCTGCCCCACCTGCCAGAAGCCGGTCGCCCGTGACGCACAGGAAAACGGCGCGGAGGCCTCGGATGCCGACGGTCAGGAAGATCAGGCCGACGACGGCGACCAGATCGAGGTTGCCGACCCCAGCGACGAGGCCCGCGTCCAGTTCGGCGATGCTGACGCGGACACAGCCGAGAATGCGGCGGACGCGACGGAGGAACACGCACAGCAGGAGACCGCACACACCCAGCCCGACACCGCTTCACAGTCTCCCGCCGAACCGACGGCGTCGACACCCAATTCGGCCGCTCCACCCGAAGCGGGGGGTGACCAGTCGACCCAGCCGTCCGACCACTCGAAGACAGCGCCACAGACTGCTCGAACAGATGCGTCGTCGGAGCCTAGCGGCCGAACTGCCAACGACCAGCCGCGTGGGACAGCGACACAGAACCCCCCTGTTTCCGCTCGACAGACCCGGACAACCGATAGTCACACCGGCGATATTGAAGCCAATCTCGATGCGGCGTCTGCGCTACTGGCAGAGACGGTTCACCGCTTCGCCGAGCGCGCCGCGGCCACCGAGAACCCACGCGAGGCTCGCGAACATCTGCAGGCGGCCCGAGAAGCGGCAGAAGCGCTGGATGCGACGCGGTTCTGA
- the mdh gene encoding malate dehydrogenase, protein MTKVSVVGAAGTVGAAAGYNIALRDIADEVVFVDIPDKEDDTVGQAADTNHGIAYDSNTRVRQGGYEDTAGSDVVVITAGIPRQPGQTRIDLAGDNAPIMEDIQSSLDEHNDDYISLTTSNPVDLLNRHLYEAGDRSREQVIGFGGRLDSARFRYVLSEEFDAPVQNVEGTILGEHGDAQVPVFSKVRVDGTDPEFSDDEKEQLLGDLQESAMDVIERKGATEWGPARGVAHMVEAILHDTGEVLPASVKLDGEFGHEDTAFGVPVRLGSNGVEEIVEWDLDDYEQDLMADAAEKLSDQYDKIS, encoded by the coding sequence ATGACAAAGGTAAGCGTAGTCGGCGCAGCCGGTACGGTCGGCGCAGCCGCAGGGTACAACATCGCGCTCCGTGACATCGCTGATGAAGTCGTTTTCGTTGACATCCCCGATAAGGAAGACGACACGGTCGGGCAGGCCGCTGACACGAACCACGGCATCGCCTACGACTCGAACACGCGCGTTCGCCAGGGCGGCTACGAGGACACCGCCGGCTCCGACGTGGTCGTCATCACGGCCGGCATCCCGCGCCAGCCGGGCCAGACCCGCATCGACCTCGCGGGCGACAACGCGCCGATCATGGAAGACATCCAGTCCTCACTGGACGAACACAACGACGACTACATCTCGCTGACCACCTCGAACCCCGTCGACCTGCTCAACCGCCACCTCTACGAGGCCGGCGACCGCTCGCGCGAGCAGGTCATCGGCTTCGGCGGCCGCCTCGACTCCGCGCGGTTCCGCTACGTACTGAGCGAGGAGTTCGACGCGCCAGTGCAGAACGTCGAAGGGACAATTCTCGGGGAACACGGCGACGCACAGGTTCCCGTATTCTCGAAAGTCCGCGTCGACGGCACCGACCCCGAGTTCAGCGATGACGAGAAGGAGCAACTGCTGGGCGACCTCCAGGAGTCCGCGATGGACGTCATCGAGCGCAAGGGCGCGACCGAGTGGGGGCCGGCCCGCGGCGTCGCTCACATGGTCGAGGCCATCCTCCACGACACCGGCGAAGTGCTACCGGCCTCGGTCAAGCTGGATGGCGAGTTCGGACACGAAGACACTGCTTTCGGCGTCCCGGTCCGTCTCGGGAGCAACGGCGTCGAAGAAATCGTCGAGTGGGACCTCGACGACTACGAGCAGGACCTGATGGCAGACGCTGCAGAGAAACTCTCTGACCAGTACGACAAAATCTCGTAA
- a CDS encoding OapC/ArvC family zinc-ribbon domain-containing protein: MPHQCTECGRGFDDGSKEMLSGCPNCGGNKFQYQPEGADISETPDAEPPEPPGPDSTVARTVGKTAASVRDFVSGSATDGDRDAEQSHFDADRSADPQPSDPSHTSGSPSTEPDRPSVTEDSAQASARGDVVEPDELPSNVPSASESEHQFRPVGADPDPPAEPDSEDRPDLEELRAELNDQFESIKVLEPGQYELNLMELYDREEYIIALQEDGHYSIQVPETIRSE, encoded by the coding sequence ATGCCCCACCAGTGTACGGAGTGTGGCCGTGGCTTCGACGACGGGTCGAAGGAGATGCTCTCGGGCTGTCCCAACTGCGGCGGGAACAAGTTCCAGTATCAGCCCGAAGGGGCCGACATCTCCGAGACCCCGGACGCCGAGCCACCGGAACCACCGGGACCTGACAGTACTGTCGCCCGCACCGTTGGCAAAACCGCTGCCTCGGTGAGAGACTTCGTCAGCGGTTCCGCTACGGACGGGGACCGGGACGCCGAGCAGTCACATTTCGACGCCGACCGGTCGGCTGACCCGCAGCCGAGTGACCCATCCCACACGTCCGGCTCGCCGTCGACCGAACCTGACCGCCCGTCTGTGACTGAAGACTCGGCACAGGCCAGCGCCCGTGGGGACGTCGTCGAGCCGGACGAACTTCCGTCGAACGTCCCGTCGGCGTCCGAATCCGAACACCAGTTCCGTCCCGTCGGTGCCGACCCCGACCCACCGGCCGAGCCTGACAGCGAGGACCGCCCCGATCTGGAGGAACTCCGAGCGGAACTCAACGACCAGTTCGAGTCGATCAAAGTACTGGAACCCGGCCAGTACGAACTGAACCTGATGGAGTTGTACGACCGCGAGGAGTACATCATCGCGCTGCAGGAGGACGGCCACTACTCGATTCAGGTCCCGGAAACCATCCGCTCCGAGTGA
- a CDS encoding DEAD/DEAH box helicase → MATTDAGGEHVERPLVTPEFLENRRYQTELAETASGDHTLVCLPTGLGKTTVSLLVTAERLHAVGGKSLMLAPTKPLVQQHAEFYREALELDDEEVVVFTGEVRPDDRAALWEDARIVIATPQVVENDLVGNRISLTDVTHCTFDECHRATGDYAYNYIADRYHADAEDPLVTGMSASPGDDEEAILEVCENLGLSEVAVMTEDDADVAEYTHDTSVDWNRIELPEVVVEIRDAINEVIQDRLAQLKELGVTNKSSADISEREIQGMQAELRKLMDNDQSEGYQGMSLLAEVRKLRTAVTYVETQSVESLRRYFERLKEAARSSGASKADQRLVSEPKVREAMRKAESYDDLHPKFRQTRMLLAETLGIENGERVIVFTESRDTAETLVDFLSDHFTTQKFVGQSDTDGSEGMTQTQQQETLDRFRSGEFEVLVSTSVAEEGLDVPEVDLVLFYEPVPTAIRAIQRKGRTGRQAEGRVVVLLAEDTRDEAYFWKARNDQKRMKRELNELKSVAGELEARLDQTGLDEYEGEAGGASGGTENEETATRQSDSTGNGRGSTANKSAEERDGQAGLDAFADDSSEADDDSPSSEGDTTTPDEGTVATAGRDDEDDPVEIVADQRELDSNIARDLSTREGVETRLETLAVGDYVLSDRVVVERKTVADFMDTLTGGDRSMFEQVGDAARNYGRPVVIIEGEDLFGARNVHHKAIQGALASLAVDFGASVLRTSGEDETADLLEVIAEREQEVADREVSVHGEKQSKTLPEQQEYVVAAIAEVGPVTARTLLDAFGSVEAVMTADKEALLEVSGIGDVTADRIREVIASDYAP, encoded by the coding sequence ATGGCGACCACCGACGCCGGTGGCGAACACGTCGAACGCCCGCTGGTGACGCCGGAGTTCCTGGAGAACCGCCGCTACCAGACCGAACTGGCGGAGACGGCGAGTGGCGACCACACGCTCGTCTGTCTCCCGACCGGGCTGGGCAAGACGACGGTTTCGCTGCTGGTGACCGCCGAGCGACTCCACGCCGTCGGCGGGAAGTCGCTCATGCTGGCCCCGACGAAGCCGCTGGTCCAGCAACACGCCGAGTTCTACCGCGAGGCCCTCGAACTCGACGACGAGGAGGTCGTCGTGTTCACCGGCGAGGTCCGGCCCGACGACCGCGCCGCCCTCTGGGAGGACGCCCGAATCGTCATCGCGACGCCGCAGGTCGTCGAGAACGACCTCGTCGGCAACCGCATCTCCCTTACCGACGTGACTCACTGTACCTTCGACGAGTGCCACCGCGCGACCGGCGACTACGCCTACAACTACATCGCCGACCGCTACCACGCTGACGCCGAGGACCCGCTCGTGACGGGGATGAGCGCCTCGCCCGGCGACGACGAGGAGGCGATACTCGAAGTGTGTGAGAACCTCGGGCTGTCCGAGGTGGCGGTGATGACCGAGGACGACGCCGACGTGGCCGAGTACACCCACGACACGAGCGTCGACTGGAACCGCATCGAACTGCCCGAGGTCGTCGTCGAGATTCGGGACGCGATAAACGAGGTCATTCAGGACCGGCTGGCGCAGTTGAAAGAGTTGGGCGTGACGAACAAGTCCTCGGCGGACATCTCCGAACGGGAGATTCAGGGGATGCAGGCCGAACTCCGGAAGCTGATGGACAACGACCAGAGCGAGGGGTACCAGGGGATGAGCCTGCTCGCGGAGGTACGGAAGCTCCGAACCGCCGTCACCTACGTCGAGACCCAGAGCGTCGAGTCCCTGCGGCGGTACTTCGAGCGCCTGAAGGAGGCCGCCCGCTCGTCGGGCGCGTCGAAGGCCGACCAGCGCCTCGTCAGCGAGCCGAAGGTCCGCGAGGCGATGCGCAAAGCCGAGTCCTACGACGATCTCCACCCGAAGTTCCGCCAGACCCGGATGTTGCTCGCGGAGACGCTGGGCATCGAGAACGGCGAGCGCGTCATCGTGTTCACCGAGTCACGGGACACCGCCGAGACGCTCGTGGACTTCCTCTCGGACCACTTCACGACACAGAAGTTCGTCGGGCAAAGCGACACCGACGGCAGCGAGGGGATGACACAGACCCAGCAACAGGAGACGCTGGATCGGTTCCGGAGCGGCGAGTTCGAGGTACTCGTCTCCACCTCCGTCGCCGAGGAGGGGCTAGACGTACCCGAGGTCGACCTCGTCCTGTTCTACGAGCCGGTGCCGACCGCGATTCGGGCTATCCAGCGCAAGGGCCGGACCGGCCGACAGGCCGAGGGCCGGGTTGTCGTCCTGCTGGCCGAGGACACCCGCGACGAGGCGTACTTCTGGAAGGCCCGCAACGACCAGAAGCGGATGAAACGCGAGCTGAACGAACTCAAGAGCGTCGCTGGGGAACTGGAGGCCCGGCTCGACCAGACCGGCCTCGACGAGTACGAAGGCGAAGCGGGGGGCGCTTCGGGTGGAACGGAAAACGAAGAAACCGCCACACGGCAGTCTGATTCCACTGGAAACGGGAGGGGTAGCACAGCTAACAAGTCAGCCGAGGAGAGAGACGGGCAAGCCGGACTGGACGCGTTCGCGGACGACTCGTCGGAAGCCGACGACGACTCTCCCAGTAGCGAGGGGGATACCACGACGCCGGACGAGGGAACGGTCGCTACTGCCGGCCGCGATGACGAGGACGACCCCGTCGAGATCGTCGCCGACCAGCGGGAACTCGACTCGAACATCGCGCGGGACCTCTCGACCCGGGAGGGCGTGGAGACTCGACTCGAAACGCTGGCCGTCGGCGACTACGTTCTCTCGGACCGCGTCGTTGTCGAGCGCAAGACCGTCGCCGACTTCATGGACACGCTGACGGGCGGGGACCGGTCGATGTTCGAGCAGGTCGGGGACGCCGCGCGAAACTACGGCCGGCCCGTCGTCATCATCGAAGGCGAGGATCTCTTCGGCGCGCGCAACGTTCACCACAAGGCGATTCAGGGCGCACTCGCGTCGCTGGCGGTCGATTTCGGCGCGAGCGTGTTACGGACCAGCGGCGAGGACGAGACCGCTGACCTGCTGGAGGTCATCGCCGAACGGGAGCAGGAGGTGGCCGACCGTGAGGTGAGCGTCCACGGCGAGAAACAGTCGAAGACGCTCCCCGAGCAACAGGAGTACGTCGTCGCCGCCATCGCCGAAGTCGGCCCGGTGACCGCGCGCACGCTGCTGGACGCCTTCGGCAGCGTCGAGGCAGTGATGACCGCCGATAAAGAAGCCCTGCTAGAGGTGTCCGGTATCGGTGACGTAACCGCCGACCGGATTCGAGAAGTCATCGCCAGCGACTACGCGCCGTAG
- a CDS encoding DUF7556 family protein, which yields MESEPVAPVEMAADGDIMASVEKGPTDQFILADVTRDDAYLTTPLSDAASLPAWR from the coding sequence ATGGAGTCGGAACCTGTCGCTCCGGTCGAGATGGCCGCGGATGGAGACATCATGGCATCCGTCGAAAAGGGTCCAACGGACCAGTTTATCCTCGCTGACGTGACCCGAGACGACGCCTATCTCACAACCCCGCTCTCAGACGCTGCCTCGCTCCCGGCCTGGCGATAG
- a CDS encoding DUF2073 domain-containing protein gives MAEVKDPDDGVQIDLISGERMAGLASMEKIRMILDGVRDGNIVILEEGLSPDEESRLIEVTMTEISPDEFNGIEIETYPKSEAADASILDRLMGKQSTQKLTVIGPANQIETLHKDETLISALVSRK, from the coding sequence ATGGCGGAAGTCAAAGACCCAGACGACGGCGTCCAGATCGACCTCATCAGCGGCGAACGAATGGCCGGGCTGGCTTCGATGGAGAAGATCCGAATGATTCTCGACGGGGTTCGTGACGGCAACATCGTCATCCTCGAAGAGGGGCTCTCCCCTGACGAGGAGTCCCGGCTCATCGAAGTGACGATGACCGAAATCAGCCCAGACGAGTTCAACGGCATCGAGATCGAGACCTACCCCAAGTCCGAGGCCGCCGACGCCAGCATCCTCGACCGGCTGATGGGCAAGCAGTCGACCCAGAAGCTCACTGTCATCGGGCCGGCGAACCAGATAGAGACGCTCCACAAGGACGAAACGCTCATCAGCGCCCTCGTCTCCCGGAAATAA
- the glyS gene encoding glycine--tRNA ligase — protein sequence MSEGERLTELAKRRGFYFPSSSAYGGAAGFWTYGPQGAALKSNIEDTWRDRYVVKEGHQEISAPDVMPEPVFEASGHLDGFDDMIVECGECGATHRADHLVEDNTDIEEAESLPNEEVMDLIADHGIECPSCHTSLADQPVDNFNLMFETNIGPGSSSPGYLRPETAQGIFVEFPQLSEYARNQLPFGVAQIGKAYRNEISPRKSLVRVREFTQAELEHFIDPEEDEPPLDEVADVTLPLYSAAEQQTEDGGQRELTVREAVDEDIIESVWVAYYLGVSKEWYERIGVDMDRFRYRQHLAGERAHYASDCWDAESEVDGDWIEITGFAYRGDYDLSKHADHSGEDYTVFKQYDEPITVERATVDPDMSYLGPEFGGDAGAVADALEALAERNPDAFDDDEVTVEVGGESHTVPVAETNFSVDEVTENGEHVRPHVVEPSFGVGRIIYTVLAHSYETDEVDGEERTYLELPPEQAPTTVGVFPLMDKDGMGELATDIADDLRAAGLSVTYDDSGAIGRRYRRQDEVGTPYCVTVDYESLEDSEAQRASDSASGDEPRAGTVTVRERDTTEQKRLPIDGLAETLEQLSTGDRTFDDL from the coding sequence ATGAGCGAAGGCGAACGCCTTACCGAGCTGGCCAAGCGTCGCGGTTTCTACTTCCCCTCTTCGAGCGCCTACGGCGGGGCGGCGGGCTTCTGGACCTACGGGCCACAGGGCGCTGCGCTGAAATCGAACATCGAGGACACCTGGCGGGACCGCTATGTCGTCAAAGAGGGGCATCAAGAAATCTCCGCCCCCGACGTGATGCCCGAGCCTGTCTTCGAGGCGTCGGGGCACCTCGACGGGTTCGACGACATGATTGTCGAGTGCGGCGAGTGTGGCGCGACCCACCGGGCAGACCACCTCGTCGAGGATAACACGGACATCGAAGAGGCCGAGTCACTCCCCAACGAGGAGGTGATGGACCTCATCGCCGACCACGGTATCGAGTGTCCTTCCTGTCACACGTCGCTTGCCGACCAGCCGGTCGACAACTTCAACCTGATGTTCGAGACGAACATCGGGCCGGGGTCGTCGTCGCCGGGCTATCTCCGCCCGGAGACCGCACAGGGCATTTTCGTGGAGTTCCCGCAACTCTCGGAGTACGCCCGCAATCAGCTCCCCTTCGGCGTCGCACAAATCGGGAAGGCCTACCGGAACGAGATCTCCCCGCGGAAATCGCTCGTCCGCGTCAGGGAGTTCACCCAGGCCGAACTCGAACACTTCATCGACCCCGAGGAAGACGAACCGCCGCTTGACGAGGTCGCCGACGTGACGCTCCCGCTGTACTCCGCCGCCGAACAGCAGACCGAAGACGGCGGCCAGCGCGAACTCACCGTTCGTGAGGCCGTCGACGAGGACATCATCGAGAGCGTGTGGGTCGCCTACTACCTCGGCGTCTCCAAGGAGTGGTACGAGCGCATCGGCGTCGATATGGACCGCTTCCGCTACCGCCAACATCTGGCCGGCGAACGCGCCCACTACGCCTCCGACTGCTGGGACGCCGAGAGCGAGGTCGACGGCGACTGGATCGAGATCACAGGCTTCGCCTATCGGGGCGACTACGACCTCTCGAAACACGCCGACCACTCCGGCGAGGACTACACGGTGTTCAAGCAGTACGACGAGCCGATCACTGTCGAGCGCGCCACCGTCGACCCCGACATGAGCTACCTCGGGCCGGAGTTCGGCGGCGATGCCGGCGCGGTCGCCGACGCACTGGAAGCGCTGGCCGAGCGGAATCCGGACGCCTTCGACGACGACGAGGTGACCGTCGAGGTCGGCGGCGAGTCCCACACCGTCCCCGTCGCGGAGACGAACTTCAGCGTCGACGAGGTCACCGAGAACGGCGAACACGTCCGCCCGCACGTCGTGGAACCCTCCTTCGGCGTGGGCCGCATCATCTACACCGTCCTCGCACATTCCTACGAGACCGACGAGGTCGACGGCGAGGAGCGGACCTACCTCGAACTCCCGCCGGAGCAGGCTCCGACCACGGTCGGCGTCTTCCCGCTGATGGACAAGGACGGGATGGGCGAGCTGGCGACCGACATCGCCGACGACCTCCGGGCCGCTGGCCTCTCAGTCACCTACGACGACTCCGGGGCCATCGGTCGCCGCTACCGGCGGCAGGACGAGGTCGGAACGCCGTACTGCGTGACTGTGGATTACGAAAGTCTGGAGGACAGCGAGGCGCAACGCGCCTCGGACAGCGCGAGCGGCGATGAGCCGCGAGCGGGAACAGTCACAGTACGCGAGCGCGACACGACCGAGCAGAAGCGGCTTCCCATCGACGGGCTGGCGGAGACGCTCGAACAGCTCAGTACCGGCGACCGCACCTTCGACGACCTGTAG